AAGTTGTGCACCCCCGGCTGATGCTGGTGAGCCAGCTTCATCAGCTCGGACAGATGCTCCTGCAGCAGCTGCCGCAGATCGTCCGGCGTCTCGCAGCGCTCCGCCTTTTCCCAAAGCTCGAGCGGAAAATGACTGACGTCCATGTCGACCTTTTCAGCCAAACAGCCGTGAACCTCCAGAATCCATTCGAAGCATTTGACCGACAAATCTCCGGGTTTATTCACATCCGCATCCAGCATAAAATGGTGAACGGCCTCCTCCAGCCATCGGCCGACCTCCTCGCTGCTGCCTTCCAGCACGCTGTCAGCCACCCGCTCGCTGAGGTGATGGATGCTGCCGACTCCGGAACGGTCCGCAATTTCCGGGTAACCGACGATCCGCCGCTTGCTGTCCAGCAGCGATACTTTCAAAGCCTTCTGCGCCTGCTCGTACGCTTCGGAAATGCCTTGAAAGGAATGCATTTTATCGCTGATGCCGATGGCGGGATGAATGCGTTGAAACTTCACGACCCGCTCGTAGATGTCCTGCGCGATCGACCGCTCCTCCTCCCAAGCGGTAATGATCACCCAGTCATGATGAATGCTGCGGATCATGACGGACGGCTGGTATCCCGCAAGCACCTCTTCGGCGATATTGCCGATTGCAAACAGCGCCAGGTTAATGTCCTGATCGCGCTTGCCCCGCAGGCTTTCCTTATTCAGGCTAAGCGAAATGACGACGTACGAATGCGTCTCCAGCCAGTGCAGATTCCATACCTGCAGCCGGTGGTGGATATGCTCCTGCAAAGCCGTCTTTTGCAGACACAGACCGAGCACGAACCGTTCCTTCAGCGCCTCCGCGCCGAGCCGGGCGTAGTCGGTTTGATGCCTGAGCTGTTCCATGCTCGCCCGCTCTTTTTGTACCATATCGTATACGGCGGCGATTTTTTCAATGAGCTCCTCCTTGCGGACCGGCTTTAAAATATAATCGACAGCGCCGAGCTGCAGGCTGCGCTGGGCGTAAGCGAAGTTGTTGTAGCTGCTGATCACGATGACCTTCGGGCGGTATCCCGCCGCTCGCACCGCTTCCAGCATATCGAGTCCGGTCATTTCCGGCAGCAGAATGTCCGTCAAAATGATCTCCGGATGATGCTCCGCAATCATCTCCAAACCTTCCTCAGCCGAGTGGGCGGCCAATATCCGCTCGAAGGGCAGCCCGCTCATCTGGGCGGCCTCGACTATGCCTTTTAAAATATCGACTTCATCTTCAACGACAATGATGTTCACCTTCCGTCCCCCCTGTATGTCTGTCGCTGCCCCGAAGCCCTCTTGCATTTCCCGCGTATCGTTCATCGGGAATCTCTTACCAAGTAGTATACCCGGGACCGGCGCAGACCGTATACATGAAACGCGAGAAAGAAGACCTGCATGGCGGAGCCATGGGTCTTCTTACGGGTGATGCCCGGCGGTTATCCTTTGACCGAGCCGAGAGTGATTCCTTTGATAAAGCTTCTTTGCAGCAGCAGGAAAAACAAAATCATCGGCACGGCCGCCATCGACGCACCGGCCATCGCGTAGCCGTAGTTCACGTTGTTTTCGGAGTACGTGATCGTGGATATGCCAAGCGGCAGGGTAAGCTTCGCTTTCGACTGCAAAATGATCAACTGCCACAAATAATCGTTCCACGTGTGCATAAACGCAAAGATCGCCAGCGCCCCGAGCGCGGGCAGCAGCAGCGGAAGTACGATCGTGCCGAAAATACGCAGCTCCCCGGCCCCGTCGATCGTCGCCGATTCGATGATCTCGTCCGGGATCGTCTTGGCGAACTGACGTACGATAAACACGCCGAAAGGGAACGCGACCGCCGGCAGGATGACGCCCCAGTAGCTGTCGATGAGGCCGAGCGTACGGCAGACGATGTACAGAGGGACGAGCGTCACCTGGGTCGGCATCATCATGGTAGCGATGACGACGAAAAACAGGATCTTGTCGCCGGGAAATTTCCGCTTGGCGTAAGCGTATCCGGCCATCGCCGAAAACACGACAACCAGCAGCACCGTCACAAGGCTCGTAAACACGCTGTTGAACATCCACGTCAAGGCCGGGGTCGTTTTGACTATATGCTCGTAATTCAGCAGCCGAAACTGGGAAGGAAACCATTCCGGCGGCAGCTTCCAGATCGCCACCTGGGTTTTGAACGATCCCGTGATCATCCAATACAGCGGAAATACAAATACGACGGAGAGCAGCAGCAAAAACGCGTATCTGGAAATAACATGCAGTTTCATCGCTTCGGCCCCCTCCTTAATCCAGCTTCGATCTCAGCATCCGGAACTGCAGCAGCGAGATCACGAGGATGATGAAGAACAGAATCACGCTTTGCGCCGACGCTTTGCCGAACTCCAGCGATACGAACGCCGTACGGTAAATGGTGTACACGAGCGATTCCGTGCCGTGGAAAGGACCGCCGCTCGTCAGCAAATGGATGACGACGAAAATTTGGAACACGCTGATCGTCGAGGTGACGACAATGAGCAGCGTCGTATGTGCGATCATCGGCAGCGTGATGCTGAAAAACTGCTTGACCGGCCCGGCCCCGTCGATATCCGCCGCTTCATAAAGCTCCTTCGAAACGCCGTCCATTCCGGACAAGTACAAAATGATCGGCTGCCCGACCATCCAGGTGATGACGATGCCGGAAAGCGCCAGTATAGCGCTGAGCTGGGTGGAAAACACATCGACCGCTCCGAAGCCAAGCAGTTCGCCGAAATATTTGACGATACCGAAGCTCGGATTGTACATCCAGCCCCATACGAGCGACAGCACAACCGGCGTGCTGACGACCGGCAAATAAAACACGAGCCGAAAGAAGCTTTTCGCATGTTTATGAAATCCTTGCATGAAGGCCGCCACCACAAGCGATAAAATGACGACGCAAGGAACGATGATCAGGACGAAATAAAACGTGTTGGCGAACGATTTGCGGAACAACTCCTCGCCGAACAGCTTGCTGTAGTTGCTGAAGCCGACAAAGCTCGATTTGTAAATATCGGCCTCGAAAAAACTGAGGTAAAACGTATAAAACAGCGGAATCACCAAAAATGCGGTCAAAAACAGCAGATTGGGACCGATAAACAGGTAGCTCCACAGCGTGTTGCGCAGCTTCATCGGATGACACCTCCATTATTACACCCGGAGATCGGAGCCCCCGGATATTCATACCTGGCCTCGCACAGATTCCTGGCGCTAAAGAAAACACTTCGCCCCAGCGCTGTGAGACAGACTAGGACGAAGTGTTCGTCACAAGGGTTGGTTACTTCTTGGCTGCCAGTTCGTTTGCATTTTTAACGAAATCGTCAAGCGCCTGCTTCGGGCTCTTAGCCTTCAGGAAAGCGGCCTGCATTTCGGGATAAAACTTCTGTCTGAGCGTCGAGAAGTAGGCGCGGTTTTTGCCAAGGTCGACGATTTCCGTCTTGTTGAGCAGCTCGAACACCTCGGAAGCGTCCTTGTTCTTGATTTCATACGTACCGGATTTGCGCGCCGAAATGCCGTACAAGGACTTGTTGATTGCCTTGATATTATCCGGCTGCACGAGGAATTTCACAAATTCGATCGCCGCTTTTCTTTTCTCCTCGTCCTTTTGCTTAAAGATCGCATAACCGTTTTCGCCGGTGATCGTCAACTTCGGAGTTACGCCTTCCTTGGTGACCGGGAGTATGCCGTAAGGTTCTACGGACGGGTCGACCGCGCCGTTTTTCTTGCCGGCTTCGATGTCTCCGTACACCGGGGACGTATGATTCAAAATCGCCAGCTTGCCCTGCTTGAACAGCTCGAAGTTGGCGTTGACATCCATTGTCGCTGTGCCCGGAGCTACGAGCCCTTCGTCCGCCAGCTGCAGCATGAAGCTGAGCGCCTCTACGCCTTCCGGACTGTTAATCGTATACTGGCTGAAATCTTTGTTCGCCCACTGCGCGCCTGCCGCGAGCAGATTGCTGACCATTAGCTGGTCCGCCTGTTCGTTTTTGGCAAAGTAAGCGATGCCGTACGTGTTTTTATCCGCGACCTTTTTCAAGGCGTCTTTCATCTGGGTCCAAGTCCACGTCCGGTTTTTCGGCAGCTCGACCCCTTTTTTCTCGAAAATCGTTTTGTTCAGAAAAACGACCTGCGGCGTACTGCCGGTCGGCAGCGCATACAATTTATCGTTGATCGTGCCGATGTTGAGGAACGCTTCTTTCCAGTCCGCCTTGTCATCCTTCACCACATCGTTCAAATCTTCCAGAACGCCGTTTCTTGCGTGTTTGCTGATGCGGATCGGGATGTTATCGTACAAAATATCCGGCGGGTTGTTGCCCGCTACGGCCACGTTCACCTTCTGCTCGATTTCGGAAAACGGTACGGATTCCACGTTGATCGTAATGTTCGGGTGCAGCTTCTGGAATTCCTTCGCCTTCGCTTTTTCCCAATCTCCGTAGTTTTTGCTGTCGTACCCCTCGATATCCTTGAAGCCTGTTCCCGCCCACATCGTCAGCGTAATCGGCTTGTCCGCCGGAGCGGCGGCTTTGCCTCCGTCCGCTTGCGGTTTCGCTTCCGGACCTGCGCCGCAGCCTGCGGCTACCGCCGCGGAAAGTACGAGAAGAGCGGTTCCTTTGATCATTTTCTTTTTCATGGTGTCACCCCTGTTTTTTGTTAACTTCACTTATGAATTGATTGGTTAACCTGATTATAAGAAAAAGGGCGGGTGAATTTAACATGCGTATTTTAGCGTTTGTTAGTAGAGATTTAGTGTGCCCCCTAAAACGCAGGAGCCCCCCCCCCCCTAAACAAGATGACCGAGCGTCACAAAGGGGAATGAAAATGGGCGCCATCGTCTATTTTTCCATCAAATCCCCCGCCGGGGGGGACCCCAGGCGCCCCAAGCGCCCTGGACCCGCCCGCCGGAAGCGGGCGCTCGCTTCTAGTTCGCGTTTGCCCGCCATGGATTTTTTGCCTTCAGACAAAAAATTCTATGCCGGGCACGCTGTACTTTGGGAGCGTGATGCTGGGAGTGTGTCCGTGCCTCGGGTCCGCGTTTGTCCGTCACGATTCGGCTGACACCGAATTGGTGACGGACACGCTTTACTTGGGTCCCGGTGCTGATTGCCTTCTACTCTCTCCAAAGTTGGTCCATAAACGCAAAAACTGGGTTTATTTCATGGTAGAACGTGCCAACACAGGTAAATAAACACAAAAATTTGGTTTATATTTTCCATTCGCGCCTGATATCAGTAGCTTTAGCCGGCATAGTACAATTTATTGCGCTTATTTGCCCCGAGCCGAAGCAAATCGAGGACAATAATACAAGAAATTGCGTTTATCCTTGCATTAACAGGCATTACGTTCCATGTCGCAGAAAACTAAGCCGGTCCGCCAAATTTCCCAGTCGTAACAGGTTCGACCGAATGTGGGAAGGACCATTACCGCCCCGTAGAGAAAATCGTCGCTGCTAATTCGCGTTTCCCCGTCTCGAGTCGGCTGAAGCGAATTGGTGACGGGCACGCTTTACCTGCGCCAAACAAAAAAACATCCCGCCCACGGAAAAGCCGGGGCGGGATGTGGCGATCGAGGTTACTTTGCAGCGCCCGCTTCAAAGCGGTGGCGGCGCAGCACGTCGTTATGCTCGTAATAGGCTTCGATTTGCTTACGTTCCTCTTGCGTAAACTGCTTAAGGGGCTGGCGAACGGCCGGAGACGCAAAGACGCCCTGCAAATACAGCATGTATTTCTCGTACGGAATGACGTCGAATTGAATCATGTGGGCGATGATGGCGTTAGCATCCGCTTGCATCGCCTGCAGCGTTGACATGTCGGGCCGCTTTTCTTTGGAGATGAGGTCGTACATTTGTGCGAACAAGTTCGGCATCATGTTGAACGTGCTGCCGATTGCTCCGTCCGCGCCGGAGTAAGCGCCGCCGGTGTACACTTCGTCGTGGCCGTTGAAGATCAGGAAATCTTTGCCGCAGCGGGCGCGGATTTGCTGCATTTCGAACAGGTTCAGCGAAGTGAACTTCACGCCAAGGCATTGCGGATGACGGCTCATCTGCTCATAGAAATCCATCGACAAGCTGACGCCCGTCGCCCCCGGGAAATGGTATACGATCATCGGCAGCGAGACCGCGGCCATAATCGCCTCATAATGCTCGCGGATTTCCTTCATCGTCACTTTATAATAAAACGGCACGACCGCCGACACGGCGTCTACTCCCTGCTGTTCGGCATGTTTGGCGAGCATGATCGACTCTCTCGTGCTGATGCATCCGATGTGGGCGATGACCGTCACCCTGCCCTTCGTCGTCTTCACAACCGTTTCCAGTACCTGCTTGCGCTCGTCGCTCGTTAAAATAAACCCTTCCCCGGTGCTGCCTCCGACATAAAATCCGCGGATGCCCTGCCCGATTTGATGCTCGACTAATTGCTCCAGCGATGCGAAATCGATCGAGCCGTCCTCATGCATCGGAGTGAGCAGGGCGGTAAAAATGCCGCGAAACGCATCGCGGTTAACGGTGTTTTTGCTCATTGTGCACGTTCCTCTCCTTTTTGCAACAGCCTTGAATGGAATGTTTTCATACCCGTATTGTAGTCGCTTCCACCTGACGGCATATTTCATATTTTTATAAATCGTTTCATTTCTTTACGAAAATGGAGGGAGTATAATAAAACTATCGATAATCCCATCAAAGTGAGTCTGCCGACAGGAGGTTTGGGCGAGCGCGATGTACCCCGAATATTTATTCGAATATCCCAATGTAGGCTCGGACTTTCCTTTTTATATGAAAAAAAAGCGATACACCTCCGTCCCTTCCCACCGCCACGATTTTATCGAGTTTTCGTTTGTGCTGGAGGGAAAGGGCAAGGAGCGGATCAACGGGGCTGAGCATCGCATGCAGCCGGGTACGATGGTGCTGCTGCTCCCTTATCAAGTGCACGATTACGCCGCGGATGCAGGCGATACGCTGCTGATGTACACCTGCAATTTCGATATGAAGCTGCTCACCGAAGGACCCGAAGCGGCATGGGGGGTGCACGATCTGCTCCTCGGGCGCAATCAGGCTCAGCCGGCTTTTATTCAGCTCACGGGGGACGCTTTGCAGGAAAATATGCGGCTGTGGGAGCGAATGCATAAAGAATATGAGTCTGCGCTGGCCTGGAAGCGGGTCATGCTGCGAACGCTGCTGCTCGAGGCGCTGACGCTGTTTGTCCGCAGCGTTGGAAATCAGGATGCGGATCCGGCAAATCCTCCTACCTCCGCAGCAGCCCGGGGAATTTGGTCCGTAGTGCAATATGTCAACGATCATTATTTGGAGCCGCTGTCGCTTGCCGCATTATCGGAACGGTTTCATATGCACCCGGCGCAGCTCAGCAAGCAGTTCGGGGAGACGTACGGCATCCATTTCGTCGATTTCCTGCACGAGCTGCGGATTCGCCATGCGTGCAGTCTGCTGCTCACCTCCGACCTGCCGATTTCGCAAATTGCCTACGAATCCGGCTTTTCCTCGTACCCGACGTTCTCCCGCGTCTTCCTGCGCATCAAAGGGATGACGCCGCGGCAGTATCGGGAAAAGCACGGGCGATAACCCGGGCACCGCTACAGTCTGTTATACCTGGGAGAGAAATAGATGAAAAAAACAGGAATTCTATACCTTTCATTTGTGCTCTTGCTTTTGGGAATAGCCGAGACGAAAACGGCATATGCTTGTCTCCCCGATCGGTCGGGGCTGGTAAAGGATGTGGAACGAAGCAAGGCCATCATCTACGGGGAGTCGTTTCCGTCAGCGAAAACGGCCGAAGGCCGCGCGTAAAAATAGTGGAATATGCCGGACCGGAAAAATGGCCGGAAACTTTGCAATTGCCCGCCACCCGTTCCGGCTTTAAGCCAGGATTAACTTGTCCGGACTTCTCCGACAAATTTCAAACGGGAGAGCGAAGAGTATTTTTGTTATCGGATACGGGGCCGCTTCGGTATTTGAATCCGCAGGGCAAAACTACAGTGCTCGTCGACGAGAGCGGTCAGGCGGACTTGTACACGTTTAAGCGGCCGGCCGGCGAATTGCTGCAGCATTTTGCGGAAAAGAATGGCCTCCCGATTCAAAATCCCGAACATAAGGAAGAAGCGGAGCAGCCTTTTACAGATGTGACACCCGGTCACTGGGCCGCGGACGATATTTCTTGGGGCAAAAACTACGGCATCATCGACGGTTTTGAAGACGGAGCTTTCCGGCCCGACGAACCGGTACGGCAGCTGCATTTTGCCGCGATGATGTTCAGGGCATTTCAATTTATGCCCGGCGGACGGCCGGATGACGTGGACAAAATGTTATGAATATATCCGGTCGATGAACTGGGATTTGCGGCGCGAGGAGCAAGGGAACTATCTGACCAGAGGCAAAGCGGCACAATTCGTTACGGGAACGATCGGCTTGAATTTGAGCGAGCGGCATGCGATGCGATATGTCCATGAAGATTGGAAAGTGATGACCGGGAAAAATGCGACCGGGGGGGTTTAAGCCGGAAGAAACGTTAACCCGTGCGGAAGCGATCCGGCTCATTTTCCATTTGTATGGTGAAAACAGGCCGTGGAAGCCTCGACCCGAATCGCCTACGAGAGTGTATACGGATTGACATAACGTTATCCTCGCGGTATCCCTTTTTATTCCCAAAAAACATATAATCATTGCCGGTTGCGTTGAGGCCTCGGGAGCGTGAGACTTGTATCACGGCAAAGCGCAGCCAGCCATACCAACTCCCTAATCCAGCACATCCCGGTGCGTCCATATCTTTTCAAGCGTGCGTGAACGCGCAAGCTGTACAACAATCCACGATTATCTTCAAAAGGTAGTAAACAATTATACTGGACTTTACTGCGCAGCTTAGCTTTATGGTTCAACTAGCCTGCACACAAAAAAAACCGGACGGTTGTCTTAATTTCAAGGCAACTGTCCGGTTTTTGCATTATTTGCTCATCGCATTAGCGACTTCGACGGCCCGGTCGAGAAACTGCTCGATTTCCTCGCGAGTTTTGCGAAGCTTGCTGACGAAGCGGATCAGCTCCTGCCCTTCGCGGAAAGCGATGAAGCTCGGAATGCCCAGAATGTTCAGCTTCTCGCACAAATCCGGCATTTCGTCGCGGTCGATTTGGATGAAATTCAGCCGGTCCGCGTACTGCTTTTCCACGTCCGGCATAAACGGCTCGATAAAATGGCAGTCCTTGCACCAGGTCGTTTTAAATACGGCGATCGTCGGCTTTTGGCCGGAAACGCGTTCGTTGAAAACCTCGTCGGTTTTTACATGTTCCATGTTAGCACCGCCTTTCTTCGTTTCATTTCTATATAGCACGCGACCGCCGGGATGTCAACATCGCCTTGTCCGTACGGCATGGTCGTTGCCGGTAAAGGGACTGATCGCCCGCCGTCCAGTGCATCAGCGCGGTACCAGGAGCGTTCGGCAGAATCTAACCACATTGGGAAATAATCCATTTTACATTTTATTGAAAAAGTGATATCATACAAATATCAAATCAATATCCCAATAATATTTTCAAGGAGACATGTGGAATGAAGGAATTCAGAGCTTGGACGTTTAATGGTTATGCCGGAATATTTCTTATGGTATTATCCGTTGTATTGGGACTTCTTATGATTATCAAAACGGTCGTTGTGCCGGGAGTGATTCTGATTATCGCGGCAGCCGTAATGACCAGCGGGATTACGGTAGTGCAGCCGAATCAGGCGCAGATCGTCACCTTTTTCGGCAGCTACATCGGCACGATCCGCGAAAGCGGACTGTGGCTCACCGTTCCCCTCTCTCTCCGCAAAAAGGTTTCGCTGCGCGTCCGCAATTTCGACAGCTCGAAGCTCAAGGTGAACGATATCGAAGGCAATCCGATCGAAATCGCAGCCGTCGTCGTTTTCCGCGTCGTCGATTCGGCAAGAGCGACGTTCGAGGTCGACAATTACGAAGCGTTTGTGAAAATCCAAAGCGAAACCGCGCTGCGCCATGTCGCCAGCAAATATCCGTACGATGTGTTTGGCGAGGAAGGTTATTCTTTGCGCGGCAACTCGGAGGAAGTCGCATACGAGCTGAGCCGCGAGCTGCAGGACCGCCTTGCCGTAGCCGGGGTTGAAGTGCTGGAAGCGCGGCTTACCCACCTCGCCTATTCCACGGAAATCGCCAGCGCCATGCTGCAGCGCCAGCAGGCCAATGCGATCATCGCCGCCCGCCAGCGCATCGTCGAAGGCGCCGTCGGCATGGTGCAGCTCGCCATTGCCCAGCTGCAGAGGGACGGCATCATCGAGCTGGACGAAGAGCGCAAAGCGGCCATGATCAACAATTTGTTGGTGGCGATTGTATCGGACCGCGCGGCCAGCCCCGTCATTAACACGGGCAGCCTGTACTGACGCTCGGGCCGGAGTCCCCCACCCATGGCACCGAAAAAAAACTTTCCGCTGCGGCTCGATCCGAAGCTGTACGAAATTCTCGAGCGCTGGGCTGCGGATGAATTCCGCAGCGTCAACGCGCACATGGAATTTTTGCTGCGCGAAGCCGCAGCTCGGGCCGGAAGGCTGCCGAGCCGGCTGCCGCCACCGCCGCCGGCTTCGGACGAAGCCGATTCCGAACCGTCCTGAGCCACAAGTCGCCAATGCTGTCAAGTTAAGCGCGACGATAACGGAACTGTAGTGCGCTAAATCGGTCCATTTCAGGTATTTTTGGAAATTAGCGGAACTCAGGTGCTCTATTTGCTTGTTCGTCCGATATAAATGCCATTTTCCATCGATTTAGCGCATCTCAGTTCCTCTATTTTTCCGATGCAGCTATTTTTCCAAGAATAGCGAACGTGTATTCCGCTATTTTAATAAGCTGCTTATTTTAGAAGCAAGACCTGTCAAATTCAGACCACGATCCATCGAAAGCGTTAACCTGACAACATTGCGCAAGGCGCCCCCTGGACCCCCATAAGTGATATGGACCTTTGCCGCCTATTGCTAGTACTTTTGTGGGAGCCCCCGGTTATCCACAAAATTTGCTGCGCATCATTTCCGAAGTCCGAAGTAAGAAAAAAAGCCCCGGTGCTAAAACGGATCCGTTTTAGCACCGAGGCTTTTTTAACTTTCGCATGATTGAATGGAATAATAGCTTATCCTAAGGTTAGTCTCTCTGAATGACAACCGCGTTCGCGTCGCCGTCCCAGGAAACTCTCGCTCCGAGCGCTTCGGCAATGACGCGGATCGGGACGAATGTGCTGCCGTTCATAATTTCCGGCGCCGCCTCCAGCGGTTTGATGACGCCGTTTACGGCCGCCATAGGGCTGCCTATCGTCAGGACAACCTTGACTCCGCGAAGCTCGTCGGTGACGATCACCTGCTTGGTCGAGCCATCCCAGTCGACATTGGCGTCAAGGCTCTCCACAACGTAACGTGCCGGTACCATTACGTTGCCGTCTTTGTTGTAAGGGCTGGCCGCATCCCCGCTGCCCGAGCTGTCCACGACCAGGTGCAGGTCTTTTTTCGTGATGCGCAGATCGTCCTTCAGAAACTTATAGATCTGAGATTTCGAATCCAGCGCCGCGAGCAGCTTGGAGGGGCTCGTCGAAGAAGTTCCATCGAACTCCACGGCGCTGCTTCTATCGATCGGAGCGATCGAAACCGGCTTGTTGATATTCCAGTTCTCCGATGCGGAGGTCACCTGAATTTCTTTGAGCCCTCCGCTCTCCTCGGCAGGAAGGGCCAGCTTGAATTCCGTGTACGATTTGCGGATTTGGTTATCCGAATCGATGTACACGTCCGTCGCAAACGTCATCTTGTCGCTGAGCAGCAGCTGCGCCGCCTTCCCGTTTTCGGAAGCGGACAATTTCTCGGCGGATGCGTCGAAGTCGTTCAGCGCGTTTTGAATGAGACCTTTCACGCTGGTTGCCGCGAATTCGACGGCCAATGTTTTATTGTCCAAGTATTGCATATACATGCCGAGCTGGGCATTGCCATCAGCGCCCTGCTCTTGACTTTTCATGGCCTCTTTTATGACGGGAACGAAAACATCATACAGTTGTCCGATCAGATCCTTTAATCCTTTTTCATCGGCGGCCACATTCGTCAAGAAGCTTTTGACCAGACCGAGAAGCTCCGTACCGTTCACATCCGCATGGAACTTGTTTAATGTCAGCGTTTCGCCGTGTACCTGCGAGGTTTCCGTCTTCTTGTACATGCGCGCCGGATTCGGCAGCGTGCCCGCCAAAAACGATCCGATCGCCGGAGCCAAATCGGCCGATTTTTGTGTCAGCTCTTCCAGCTGCTTCTTCAGCTGCTCGCTGATAAGCTCACTCGCTTCCCCAGCCGGCACTGCCGTCCTGTGCAGGACGATCGGTTTCTTGGCGCCCTCCACCTGTATGATCAGATCCTGACCCTCGGAATTCATTTGAAAAGGAATCGTTCCTTTCGAATAAACGAAGTCTCCTTTCACGGAAACATGCAGCCGATCCTGCATCTTGATTTCTTTCAGATTGAGGCTCGCATTGCCGAACAAATCCATAAACTGCTTGGTATTTCCCGTCAAGGCGCTATTATTGTCGGCCGTCAGGCGGACCGTCAACGTTTGGCTGGCTTCGCTTGATGTCACGGAGTACGTATTTTTCATAACCTTGTTCAAATCGACACCTTCGGAAGCTTGACAACCGGTCAAGGCGATGGCCATGAAGCCGGCAATGGAAGCAATCCATTTTTTCATTTCTCTCCATCCTTCTCTCCTCATGATTTGGTTACAATAACCTGTACAGTTATACGCAGGAAAATTAAAAATGTCGCATCCGACCTGAAATGAAATACAGGTTTTGCGTCTTTGCCCGGGTTAAGGGGAATGAGGACAAGGCGGATTGGAGTAAAATAGAGGAATGGCATGGTTTGGAACCATGGCGGTTGACCGGAGGTGACTCATGACAATGGCGGGACCGGCGGGCGACGGACAAGGCTTGTTTCACAAATTGGCGGCAATGCCCGTAAACGTATGGGGCTGGATGAAACATAAAGCCGGCACCTTTCTTTACGAGGCGAAGCAGCAAGAATCCGCCTGGGCTATGCCGGTCTCAAAAGACGCCGTTTCCAGGCTGGGGAAACAGCTCAGCGCGCAGCCGGACCATCCTCCCGGGCAAAAGCCGGGAAGCTCGTTTTCGGCGTTGGCGGGGATGGAAGCCGAGCTGCTGAAGCGCATTCGGCAGGACACCGCGCTGCGGAACATGAACAACGTGGCGCGAACGCAGGCATATTACGCGATGTACCGTCGTTTTCCCGAGCTGCACTGGGCGTTTCTCGCGCATATGGTGTCACGAAACGGAGGCTGGTCGATGACCGATTTGAAAGGCGAGCTGATTCCGCACCTGCTGGGCGCAGCCCAGATCGAGCACACGTTTCAGTTTTTAGAGCGGGCCAATGCGCTTATTTTTCACGATGCCTACCCGCAGCTCCTGCTGTATGAAGAAAGCCGGCGGCTCGGACGGCCTCTGTTTCATTTGCTCCCCCATTTGGGCGTATCGGCCTTTATGAGTCCCGTATGGGAGCTGTTCTGGGACACGAACGATTCCGCGCTGCTGACGACGGGGCTGATCATAAACGAACAAAGCTACATTGAACGGCGCATTGTGAAA
The window above is part of the Paenibacillus hamazuiensis genome. Proteins encoded here:
- a CDS encoding response regulator, giving the protein MNIIVVEDEVDILKGIVEAAQMSGLPFERILAAHSAEEGLEMIAEHHPEIILTDILLPEMTGLDMLEAVRAAGYRPKVIVISSYNNFAYAQRSLQLGAVDYILKPVRKEELIEKIAAVYDMVQKERASMEQLRHQTDYARLGAEALKERFVLGLCLQKTALQEHIHHRLQVWNLHWLETHSYVVISLSLNKESLRGKRDQDINLALFAIGNIAEEVLAGYQPSVMIRSIHHDWVIITAWEEERSIAQDIYERVVKFQRIHPAIGISDKMHSFQGISEAYEQAQKALKVSLLDSKRRIVGYPEIADRSGVGSIHHLSERVADSVLEGSSEEVGRWLEEAVHHFMLDADVNKPGDLSVKCFEWILEVHGCLAEKVDMDVSHFPLELWEKAERCETPDDLRQLLQEHLSELMKLAHQHQPGVHNFNIDKAKRIIEEKYGQAITLQSVADELDIHPVWLSKLFKKETGQTFLDYLTGVRIEKAKTMLRDTNMKIYEIAEKIGYQEIQYFGKLFKKRTNMTPKEYRYGK
- a CDS encoding carbohydrate ABC transporter permease, whose amino-acid sequence is MKLHVISRYAFLLLLSVVFVFPLYWMITGSFKTQVAIWKLPPEWFPSQFRLLNYEHIVKTTPALTWMFNSVFTSLVTVLLVVVFSAMAGYAYAKRKFPGDKILFFVVIATMMMPTQVTLVPLYIVCRTLGLIDSYWGVILPAVAFPFGVFIVRQFAKTIPDEIIESATIDGAGELRIFGTIVLPLLLPALGALAIFAFMHTWNDYLWQLIILQSKAKLTLPLGISTITYSENNVNYGYAMAGASMAAVPMILFFLLLQRSFIKGITLGSVKG
- a CDS encoding carbohydrate ABC transporter permease; translated protein: MKLRNTLWSYLFIGPNLLFLTAFLVIPLFYTFYLSFFEADIYKSSFVGFSNYSKLFGEELFRKSFANTFYFVLIIVPCVVILSLVVAAFMQGFHKHAKSFFRLVFYLPVVSTPVVLSLVWGWMYNPSFGIVKYFGELLGFGAVDVFSTQLSAILALSGIVITWMVGQPIILYLSGMDGVSKELYEAADIDGAGPVKQFFSITLPMIAHTTLLIVVTSTISVFQIFVVIHLLTSGGPFHGTESLVYTIYRTAFVSLEFGKASAQSVILFFIILVISLLQFRMLRSKLD
- a CDS encoding ABC transporter substrate-binding protein, producing MKKKMIKGTALLVLSAAVAAGCGAGPEAKPQADGGKAAAPADKPITLTMWAGTGFKDIEGYDSKNYGDWEKAKAKEFQKLHPNITINVESVPFSEIEQKVNVAVAGNNPPDILYDNIPIRISKHARNGVLEDLNDVVKDDKADWKEAFLNIGTINDKLYALPTGSTPQVVFLNKTIFEKKGVELPKNRTWTWTQMKDALKKVADKNTYGIAYFAKNEQADQLMVSNLLAAGAQWANKDFSQYTINSPEGVEALSFMLQLADEGLVAPGTATMDVNANFELFKQGKLAILNHTSPVYGDIEAGKKNGAVDPSVEPYGILPVTKEGVTPKLTITGENGYAIFKQKDEEKRKAAIEFVKFLVQPDNIKAINKSLYGISARKSGTYEIKNKDASEVFELLNKTEIVDLGKNRAYFSTLRQKFYPEMQAAFLKAKSPKQALDDFVKNANELAAKK
- a CDS encoding N-acetylneuraminate lyase, with protein sequence MSKNTVNRDAFRGIFTALLTPMHEDGSIDFASLEQLVEHQIGQGIRGFYVGGSTGEGFILTSDERKQVLETVVKTTKGRVTVIAHIGCISTRESIMLAKHAEQQGVDAVSAVVPFYYKVTMKEIREHYEAIMAAVSLPMIVYHFPGATGVSLSMDFYEQMSRHPQCLGVKFTSLNLFEMQQIRARCGKDFLIFNGHDEVYTGGAYSGADGAIGSTFNMMPNLFAQMYDLISKEKRPDMSTLQAMQADANAIIAHMIQFDVIPYEKYMLYLQGVFASPAVRQPLKQFTQEERKQIEAYYEHNDVLRRHRFEAGAAK
- a CDS encoding AraC family transcriptional regulator, with the translated sequence MKKKRYTSVPSHRHDFIEFSFVLEGKGKERINGAEHRMQPGTMVLLLPYQVHDYAADAGDTLLMYTCNFDMKLLTEGPEAAWGVHDLLLGRNQAQPAFIQLTGDALQENMRLWERMHKEYESALAWKRVMLRTLLLEALTLFVRSVGNQDADPANPPTSAAARGIWSVVQYVNDHYLEPLSLAALSERFHMHPAQLSKQFGETYGIHFVDFLHELRIRHACSLLLTSDLPISQIAYESGFSSYPTFSRVFLRIKGMTPRQYREKHGR